The following DNA comes from Cyprinus carpio isolate SPL01 chromosome A4, ASM1834038v1, whole genome shotgun sequence.
gcactagaggaggggaccccccttgtggagtgagctctaagacctataggcgaaACTTGACTgcgcgcctcataagccaaagcaatagccTCCCTCCTGtcccagtgagacatggtctgcccTGGTGGCAGCTGcctcctctgttaccaccaccataaaCAGACGAACAGTTGgtccgacttacgccactggctagtgcggtggacgtaagtctgaagagcatggactggacacagtctataagatttctcctgctccgcGTTTGTGAACGGCGGAGGTGCAGAAGGCCTCTTTGAATGAACCgatgtacagccgaaaacggaaccttaggcaggtaatcaggatgaggatgcaaaatcactttcacgctccctggggcaaagtctaacCATGATGGTgagacagagcctgcatatccccagTTCTCTTCAACgaagttattgccatgagaaaaaacatttttagagtcaGAAGTCTATCAGATGCTGAttctaaaggttcaaagggggtttcaaccagaccctcgagaactatagctaagtcttaagaaggcatcttggtttttactgtaggcctcagtcaTCTGGCCCCAtgaagaaagcgagagagcagagggtgtctccgagtggcatcccgtcaatcaaggcgtggcaagccgaaagagcggccacataaaccttaagagtagcagggcatgtgcctgttgacaatttctcttgcataaagtccagaactgaagcaatatagcagttgactggatctacattgtgtaccacacaccacctgtcaaagacaccccatttactggcataactccgtctggtggaggaagccctagcactaagaaTAGTATCAATAACACCTGGCGAAaaagccctgtgttcctcagttGGTACCCTTCAGGGCCAAAACAGAGATTCCACAGGTCAGGAATGGGATGGAATATCGtgccccctgcctgagacagaaggtccctcctctcggaaatcgcccatggcgagccgtcgaggagagatattatctcTGAGAAACCATACTctgttcggccaacgtggcgctatcagcaagGAGGCAAGACCCTTgtggcgaactctggctaggactcccgggagcagagaaactgTAGGAAACGCATACAGGCACATTTTGGGCCATGTGCGCTTttcgcatccagacccagggggctgggtgactcagagagaagtagaggggacattgcacTGTCTGATGGGAGGTGAAGAGGTCCACCTCCATAAAATTTTCTACAAACCCCCCAAATCTGTTTCATTTCCCCCCGTCGGTAGTGTCTgtgtctggacagtaaatccgctcccacattcaaatGCCCCGGAATGaaaactgccctgagtgacaggagcttgtcaTGGGCCcaaaagaaaaatctgcctcactatcttgttcagattgcgtggAGCGCAGACCCCCCCCGGTGATTTATATAAGAGACTGTTGCTGTGTAGTCCACCCGTACCAGGACATGCCAgcctctcaaatgatggaggaaatatttcagagccagaaatacggccatcagctcgaggcaattgatgtgccaattgAGCTGATgacccccccattccccttgagctgggtggccatccaaagctgctccccagcccatcaggggggcatctgtcgttagcagtctgcgacgacacggtgcccctagagtgggacccaaggcaaggaaccggggtctgagccacagagatagtgtacgaagcccgcggcgcgtcacttttatttgcctttgaggattggctcttggatgaaatcctctggcttttagccacaactgaaacgtCTGCcgaatggtctcgatccgagcgggagacagttgtgaccgcatcgtgatcgaatcccaaacgatccccgagataagtcgttctctgGGCCGGACAGAGAAtactcttctcggtgttgagtctcaaccccagagaaactagatgagctaacacgatgtccctgtgttgtagcaCCATCTCTTgcgattgtgctagtatcagccaatcgtcgatataattcaaaatgcgaatgccctggagtcgtaatggagccagcgctgcatccatgcattttgtgtacgtgcggGGTGGATAaaggctaggccgaaaggaaAGAACCCGAAACTGCTATGCTttgcccccgaaagcgaacctcagaatTTCCTGTGTTTGTGGCaaaatttctatatgaaaatatgcgtccttcagattCGATCGGGATGAAACCAATCGCGATGCCGAATCTGCGAAACACGAacgtcttgacggttaacatcttgaacttgagtgctctgattgtacggtttaagcctcgaagatccaagattggacgcacttcccccaccctttttgggaaccAGGAAGTATATGCTGTTCATAGCCAGACTCTCTCcttggaagaggaacatgttctatggcctctttacccagaagagtttgtagcacttgagacagtacctgcatcagctccggtttcacggaagtggagaCCACACCGTTGAAATgtggaggatgacgaataaattggatccttTATGCTATccgtactgtgctcaacaccCACGCAGAAATGCccggcagaagtttccacgctgccagactctctgagagtggtaccaattttaatacttccttttgaggggatgttagatgttccgtgtcctgAATGATGGCAGGAAAcactggaacatctaatatctcgCTGGAAACCACCCCCCGAGACACaagaagcggcggggatggaggggttttttgtgagggtaacggggcgggggggggcgaaaagctctcgagcgcgccgcaccaccccgtgagggactacccccaccagcacgggcGCCAAAGCATCAGGACTTCTTCTTTTTATCAATgaaagtcctgaggtctggcttgagaggttgctgagcacggcgaacctgtccccaatccctacgagggggagcacgGTCCGCtacgctctgctttttaacctccctggtttttgaaggaccggggcgaggctgggtggctgatggcccctccccttgagtgcggcgaggaagaaactgaaacgaatgcttcttcatgtttctttacttcccctaaacctgtcgacgacagtATTAAccgaatcgccaaacaggccagatggagagataggagagtctaaaagaaacaaacgttccttctctttaaaTGCCCGTCgcaaattaagccacagatgcctctccgtgctgactaaagctgacatagACCagccaatggcacgagccgtctgcttggttgCCCGGAtgagacaaatctgtggccagACGAAGCTCAGCGAACgcttcctcgtcgattgtactgcccacactcaagtccttcaataggtcagcctggtatgcctgtaacactgccatagtgtgcagcgcagcaccagcctgacctgcagcttggtaagctttacccactagcgatgatgttattctacaaggtttagtggggagagtaggtttcttcaccgaggatgcagattcaggcgaGCGATAGCTCGCAAGCGCAttcttcaacccgaggcatctccgagtacccccgcgactttgcatccacgatagttgaaaaacGTCAACGTCGACGGGCACAAAGATTGCGGGAAGTATACAGTTTGCTCCATGACTTCAAACAGTCATCATGGAGGTCCTCAAAAAGGGGAGAGATTGATGTTggcggtctctctctctcctaccccccgacagaaacctatcctccagcttactacgaTTGGGGGTCTCTTGTTCGCATGGtcagtcaagctgcagcctgtccaccgcgcgagtaaccacctTGAGCAGGtcctcgaccgatttcctctcgcgagaggaacgCTCAGAGGCGGGCTGCTCATGGCCCGcggagcgcgcttcgagatcatCCCTCCTCGTGAAccgaagaagcaccggagcgcgcttcgagatcatGAGAGAGGAGGCGTAGGTCTGGTGACACCgtaagcgaaagggacgggcccgtcgctcgctTGTCACGCAGATCCGCACGAGAGCCCTCTGACGAAAAGGTGGGTGCagtctgaaaatagttcagacgagcacgaagcatcttcactgagagcagttcacaatgctcgcactcgccTGTTTCTAAAGCCAGAACAGCGTGCTCTtgccccaaacaaacaaaacagtaaccagctcatacataggacgagagcatggaggaacacaacacttaccgTTTCGTTGGCCCTACGAAGATCTGTAGCAtacaaaaagaatcttcctgacgcacacatgcacagaatgatcttctgaagacaaaagacctgttgatgcacctgtggcttatctatttatagccccatgttgcgggcgcgctccgatgacgtcatcaaccgaggctatattactgccgggtcaattctattgacgtgttacacacattattcacagctggtcacgaacaagacgtttcccaatgcgctgagcagcgcagcattgactgaagctttcgaaagggaactgcTTGGTAAAAACATCGGATGTGTAAAATTacattagatccatgcattactgTAGGTCTTAATATAGGCCGTCTTTCTTATAAccgttaatctaacaataaaagaaaagagggaataactcgctgctcttgattgaactgcttttgtacttttttaataggcctaattaattgatttgtaatgaacacactaagGGGATTTTTTAcacgtttttattatttgtttttctaacgtgaatgcttttgttttagatttattcagttcaattcaagtttatttgcatAGTGCTTTTTAACCCATACAAATTGGTTGctaagcaactttacagaaaaattcAGTTTTCTACAacatttagtagtagcttatcagtggtgacttcagtttatgtacataaggcagaaatgtacggaaagatcaattaaagacattatcaaacagacgatgaacactattaagagcaattattatatgatttaatcaaacttatagcaaaatttgtaGATGTAAATTACAAAAGGTAGCCTAATAgagtttatttgtttctttcatatatttgttctactgcaatattttttttttttttttttttttttgtatagactatgttcttatttataataaccAAGATACAATAGAAATAgctatattaatatagtaattattattaagaaaagaagtggaggaaaagattaaatgttgctaggtgattttgtcttggaaccttcagaaaactttaacttgatttttctcagaattgagtttGCTGACTTTTTTGACTTCAAAAGGGTGTAGCTCGGTCATTTTTCATCTGATTCCAAGTCTGAAATTTTGAAGGCCTTTTAAAGaagaatgtgaaatgtgaaaaataactgatttttaaaaacttgctCATTGTGACTGATTTTGCCAGCACAGTTCACAAGTGTTTTATAAATAGTATCTTCTCTCTTTGTGCAGCCATGGGTAAAGTTAAGTATTTCTGGGATAACCCACAAAAAGTAGGCAGTCTAGTCACTGACAAAGATGGCAGTAAATACTACCGGGGGCCGGGTTACGGTACCAGCAATTACATCACACATGATCGTCTGAAGAGTCGAAGCTTCATTAAGGGACACGATGTCATCTTCCTCCTCTCCCTTGAAGGTGTGCAGTTCTTATTCAATACCAGTGAAATTCTTATGAAATATGACAAGAGATTTAAATTTCAACTTCATCAATAGATGTGACTGGACTTTTGAAGACCAAGAGACCAAAAATCAGAGACCTGGGATTAGAGATTGATGACCGTGATGCAGAGAAGGAGCCAGAGAGACAGATGGTAGTATGTATCCAAATACCAGTTTTCTCCTCCCATACTTGATCATTGTAGGGCTACCATTATTCATTATTAAGTGTAAATGGATAACTCCCATTTAGTGCTGgagagtaactagttacatgtaacagaattacgtaatttaattacaaaataaatgtaactgtaatcaaaatgtgtaattaaataacagttacctatgaaaatgttaacaataacaaaggggttatctgaatattttcacacacatacatattattgacttctctaaaatatgagacaccagtgtttcaggagtttaggacacagaataggacaaattatttatttcctaTTTAGGGTTAtgtatgcattatatttttttaagatttgttaactgtttttttcttttccaaggAATCATTAGATATCAGTGTTTCCTGCCATAGATATgtaaagatttgatttcaaaaacagtatcatagctattaaatggtttcttattataattttaaatctgtatttaacctcagaaaaatctcaaagtaaaaagaagtGCTAAAGTCAGATTTTGTGTCAGCTGTGCtttaatattaaatcattataacCTTAATTCAAGTGacgaaggattttgaaagtctgacagtaatcagtgttgagtactactgaaAGATTAACCCTGCCTGTTTTaagtgtttgaaaatgattaaccattgaaaacattagaaatgtattatCAGAAATAATCAAGTCATAATCAgaaacattactttaataaagcaattgaAATAGATAcactatttattacattttaagtaggTTAACTTGTAATCtctaacctattacatttccaaattaACCTTCTCAGCACTGCTCCCGTTAAACTGAATTTTCTCTTGCAGAACCCCAGAGTTCTGGGTCCATGGACTAAAAGATCCCCATGAGATGCAGGATACATCAAGATGCCtcaatggaaagagagagagagagagaaaatctttCCAGAATTGTCCAGATTGTGTCTTAATTACTGAGCTGCAGCTGCTGAATCATAACTTGCATTAAACTATTCTCAAGAAACGTTATTACTAGATTACAAGCATTTATCATGTTCATTGCCTCCTTAAGGTGAATTTCTtcttgtattcctcatttgtaagttgctttggataaaagtgcctgcaaaatgaataaatgtaaaagc
Coding sequences within:
- the LOC109059332 gene encoding meprin A subunit beta-like isoform X2; this translates as MGKVKYFWDNPQKVGSLVTDKDGSKYYRGPGYGTSNYITHDRLKSRSFIKGHDVIFLLSLEDVTGLLKTKRPKIRDLGLEIDDRDAEKEPERQMNPRVLGPWTKRSP
- the LOC109059332 gene encoding meprin A subunit beta-like isoform X1, with protein sequence MGKVKYFWDNPQKVGSLVTDKDGSKYYRGPGYGTSNYITHDRLKSRSFIKGHDVIFLLSLEDVTGLLKTKRPKIRDLGLEIDDRDAEKEPERQMVNPRVLGPWTKRSP